ACGCTCGACGAGCACGACCAGGACCCGCTGCGCCTCCTCGCCTACCTGGCAGGCGCGGTCGAGCACGCCGCCCCCGGCGCCCTGCCCGCCACCCTCGACCTGCTCAACGCCCCCCGGCCCGCCCCCCTCTACACCGTCCTGGAGGCCTTCCTGGCCGAACTCGCCGCCCTCCCCGGCGGCCTGACCCTCGTCCTCGACGACTACCACGCCCTCAGCAGCGCGCCGGTCCATCAACTGACCGCCTACCTCCTCCGGCACCTGCCCCCCGCCTGCCGCCTGGCGCTCATCAGCCGCACCGACCCGCCCCTGCCCCTCGCCCGCCTGCGCGCCGAGCGCCAGCTCGCCGAACTGCGCGCCGCCGACCTGCGCTTCACCCCCGCCGAAACCGTCGCCCTGCTCACCGCCCTCGAAGGCGCGCCGCCCGACCCGGACCGGGCCGCGGCCCTGCACCAGCAGACGGAGGGCTGGCCCATCGCCCTGCACCTGGCGGCCCTGGCGCGGGCCGACGGGCGCGTCGCCGGGGCGCTGTCGGGCCGGGCGCGGCGACAGATCGCCGAGTACCTGGCCGAAGAGGTGCTGGCGCGCCAGCCGGCGGACCTGCAGGCGGCCCTGCCGGCGCTGGCGGTCCCCGAGCGCTTCTGCGCCGGGCTGGCGGCGGCGCTGCTGGGGGCGTCCGAGCACGCGGGGGAGCGGCTGCTCGAGCGGCTGGAGGGGGCGAACCTGTTCCTCATGCCGCTGGACGGGGAGGGGCGCTGGCACCGCTTCCACGCCCTGTTTCGGGACCTGTTGCAGCGGCGGCTGCGGCAG
The Chloroflexaceae bacterium DNA segment above includes these coding regions:
- a CDS encoding helix-turn-helix transcriptional regulator — its product is TLDEHDQDPLRLLAYLAGAVEHAAPGALPATLDLLNAPRPAPLYTVLEAFLAELAALPGGLTLVLDDYHALSSAPVHQLTAYLLRHLPPACRLALISRTDPPLPLARLRAERQLAELRAADLRFTPAETVALLTALEGAPPDPDRAAALHQQTEGWPIALHLAALARADGRVAGALSGRARRQIAEYLAEEVLARQPADLQAALPALAVPERFCAGLAAALLGASEHAGERLLERLEGANLFLMPLDGEGRWHRFHALFRDLLQRRLRQ